One Panicum virgatum strain AP13 chromosome 3N, P.virgatum_v5, whole genome shotgun sequence DNA segment encodes these proteins:
- the LOC120663454 gene encoding zinc finger protein ZAT12-like: MDMERRQDDLRFIEEDEDGHNDGHRAAAASFHHDVFLSLSCGSSSSSSSSGEAAGSTPPRTRRHRRRRGQAFACTTCGRQFATFQALGGHRTSHLRRPPAKPKRVVAHACGTCGLGFATGQALGGHMRRHRWAAGPAMGPGDLDLTQVIVLKERPSSTSSSLQLLDLFV, from the coding sequence ATGGACATGGAGCGTCGTCAAGATGACCTCCGTTTCATAGAAGAAGACGAAGACGGCCACAACGACGGccaccgagcggcggcggcaagcttCCACCACGAcgtcttcctctccctatcctgcggctcctcctcctcctcgtcgtcctccgggGAAGCAGCAGGCAGCACGCCACCACGAACACGccgtcaccggcggcggcgagggcaggCGTTCGCTTGCACGACGTGCGGGCGGCAGTTCGCAACGTTCCAGGCGCTGGGCGGCCACCGGACCAGCCACCTCCGGCGACCCCCGGCGAAGCCGAAGCGAGTGGTGGCGCACGCGTGTGGCACGTGTGGGCTGGGCTTCGCGACGGGCCAGGCCCTTGGTGGCCACATGAGGAGGCACCGATGGGCTGCTGGTCCAGCTATGGGTCCTGGTGATTTGGACCTCACCCAGGTCATCGTGCTCAAGGAAAGGCCCAGttcgacctcctcctccttgcagCTACTCGACCTGTTCGTGTAG